A genome region from Candidatus Aminicenantes bacterium includes the following:
- a CDS encoding 6-bladed beta-propeller, producing the protein MKNRTVAMAGILAVLVLLMTPSVSFPQKIETKDGIRIIHNVQPGKWGSTPKVRLDPIRVIGDVDTDAENLAFNMPKDLAEDSRGNIYIADSSNGRIQKFSPAGMFLASLGRKGQGPGEFGSVSSLAVDADDHLFAFDDRQRRLTVLTTDGKEVRTIKFVKTPISGLGLMKDGAFLAAEPLSSYPEPLSPKILLKVFDDQEAVRAEFGQPVDFGEPVTNQVGNSVYFAVGRDGGPVASFSYQNRIEKYTPAGQIIWSADRPLNFDTKVIEKGEFKRTARSSTYRGPNMNRCSNGVAVDAAGRIWVVTYRRQIKPEEVIRISMSGNQSGSTRKVEGNTDLRTTDMYQLDVFNGEGALLGSLPVSQFVDGIWIFGDRLYLLDRDRGVAYHQYRIVER; encoded by the coding sequence ATGAAAAATCGAACCGTCGCGATGGCCGGAATCCTTGCCGTTCTTGTCCTGCTTATGACGCCCTCTGTCTCTTTTCCGCAGAAGATCGAAACCAAGGACGGCATCCGAATCATCCATAACGTCCAGCCGGGCAAATGGGGGTCGACGCCCAAGGTCCGCCTCGATCCGATCCGCGTCATTGGGGATGTCGATACCGATGCTGAGAATCTTGCCTTCAACATGCCCAAAGACCTGGCTGAAGACAGTCGGGGCAACATCTACATTGCGGACAGCTCGAACGGTCGGATCCAGAAGTTCTCTCCGGCGGGAATGTTCTTGGCCTCTCTGGGCCGCAAAGGGCAGGGGCCGGGCGAGTTCGGCTCGGTCAGTTCGCTGGCCGTCGATGCGGACGACCATCTGTTCGCTTTCGACGACAGGCAGCGTCGGCTGACGGTCCTGACGACCGATGGCAAGGAAGTACGGACAATCAAGTTCGTCAAGACCCCCATCTCCGGCCTGGGGCTAATGAAGGACGGCGCCTTCCTGGCCGCAGAGCCGCTTTCCTCATACCCGGAGCCGCTTTCGCCCAAGATTCTGCTCAAAGTATTCGATGATCAGGAGGCGGTCCGGGCCGAGTTCGGACAGCCGGTCGATTTCGGAGAGCCGGTCACAAATCAAGTCGGCAATTCCGTTTATTTTGCGGTCGGGCGGGATGGCGGTCCCGTGGCTTCCTTCAGCTATCAGAATCGGATTGAGAAATATACGCCAGCAGGTCAAATTATTTGGAGCGCGGACCGGCCGCTGAACTTCGACACCAAAGTGATCGAAAAGGGGGAGTTCAAGAGGACGGCTCGCTCCTCCACCTATCGAGGACCTAATATGAACCGCTGCTCCAACGGAGTTGCGGTCGATGCGGCCGGCCGCATCTGGGTGGTCACCTATCGACGGCAGATCAAGCCCGAAGAAGTCATCCGCATATCCATGTCCGGGAATCAGTCGGGCTCGACTCGAAAAGTGGAAGGGAACACGGACCTTCGAACCACCGACATGTATCAATTGGACGTCTTCAACGGCGAGGGCGCTCTCTTGGGAAGCCTCCCCGTCTCGCAATTCGTCGACGGGATTTGGATCTTCGGCGACCGGCTCTACCTTCTCGACCGCGACCGGGGCGTCGCCTATCATCAATATCGGATCGTCGAACGCTGA
- a CDS encoding peptidase M6, with translation MPRKAALFASLVVPALLLFAALPGDPPASQGRLRPPIDPQRVQDQDDMTWADYRPIPGREWADPSLKPGRGFKLAVVAIDFPDQPFVITLPKGSDPFGNPQLDPIARADVARFYADFFVKPGEANHGQTINGYWMEQSRGQFGITEVEAFGPYRMPKPIWHYGLNEFNQNASTPDGSKPEGRMERDCDEIWTAAVGRDLRKDYDAVLRMYAGYDETGVWQEFGEMKFNSKEDIPPEWGNPNPAMPRWISTRYVEWTSWLAGSRQWGLSSMRQGENSGTITHELGHFAFNLPDLNNNPYVKPYRRVAAGPWDMMDRGSFNGPGGPHRRWVVPPIQGAAMPAGLMVRNRLENKFITEDAFLRLSREGLAKSGLAVAEVTARAVEPLPGTFTGIMVRMDGALPVDRTPADDSALNPLSPGTPNYAYYTMEVVQRIGYDSFTPDNGVLIAKNKDGLRGGNGGPNGFNSYIWVIDAHPEDINKVDYIKPNGQKVMRTVADYRQLNDALFHAGLGSGSACEWIDEPNRLHFFVVDLRRDKDGLLVYTLAVRSLDGAGPQKRGVALTTPKAVAVKGVEASFDFDLINVGAAAGTDPALHPMDARAYLGADLYRLSASVEGEGWTVELLNALAAVDFGASKRLTAGVAAGEGAAKTATVTIRAVSESDPTKIASASIKVTR, from the coding sequence ATGCCAAGAAAAGCCGCTTTATTCGCCTCTCTCGTCGTCCCGGCTCTGTTGTTGTTCGCCGCGCTGCCCGGTGATCCGCCGGCGTCGCAAGGCCGCCTCCGCCCGCCCATCGACCCGCAGCGCGTCCAGGACCAGGACGACATGACCTGGGCCGACTATCGCCCCATCCCCGGCCGGGAATGGGCCGACCCTTCGCTCAAGCCCGGGCGCGGGTTCAAGCTGGCCGTCGTGGCCATCGACTTTCCCGACCAGCCTTTCGTCATCACCCTGCCCAAGGGCTCGGACCCGTTCGGCAACCCCCAGCTCGACCCCATCGCCCGCGCGGACGTGGCCCGCTTCTATGCCGACTTCTTCGTCAAGCCCGGCGAGGCCAACCACGGCCAGACGATCAACGGCTACTGGATGGAGCAGTCGCGCGGCCAGTTCGGCATCACCGAGGTCGAGGCCTTCGGTCCCTACCGCATGCCCAAACCGATCTGGCATTACGGACTGAACGAGTTCAATCAGAACGCCTCGACCCCCGACGGCAGCAAGCCCGAGGGACGCATGGAGCGCGACTGCGACGAGATCTGGACGGCCGCAGTCGGCCGGGACCTCCGCAAGGATTACGACGCCGTCCTGCGCATGTACGCCGGCTACGACGAGACGGGCGTCTGGCAGGAATTCGGCGAGATGAAGTTCAATTCCAAAGAGGACATCCCGCCCGAGTGGGGCAATCCCAACCCCGCGATGCCCCGTTGGATTTCCACCCGCTATGTCGAGTGGACGAGCTGGCTGGCCGGATCGCGGCAGTGGGGACTGTCCTCGATGCGGCAGGGCGAGAACTCCGGCACCATCACCCACGAGCTGGGGCATTTCGCCTTCAACCTGCCCGATCTCAACAACAATCCCTACGTGAAACCCTACCGGCGCGTCGCGGCGGGGCCCTGGGACATGATGGACCGGGGCAGCTTCAACGGGCCGGGCGGCCCGCACCGCCGCTGGGTGGTGCCGCCCATCCAGGGCGCAGCCATGCCGGCGGGACTCATGGTCCGCAACCGCCTCGAGAACAAGTTCATCACCGAGGACGCTTTCCTGCGCTTGAGCCGCGAAGGCTTGGCCAAATCCGGCCTGGCCGTCGCCGAGGTCACGGCCCGCGCGGTGGAGCCGCTTCCCGGGACGTTCACCGGGATCATGGTCCGGATGGACGGCGCGCTGCCGGTCGACCGCACTCCCGCCGACGACTCGGCTTTGAACCCTCTTTCTCCAGGGACGCCGAACTACGCTTATTACACGATGGAGGTTGTGCAGCGGATCGGATACGACTCGTTCACTCCTGACAACGGCGTCCTGATCGCCAAGAACAAGGACGGCCTGCGCGGCGGAAACGGCGGGCCCAACGGTTTTAACAGCTACATCTGGGTCATCGACGCCCACCCCGAGGACATCAACAAGGTCGACTACATCAAGCCGAATGGGCAAAAGGTGATGCGGACGGTCGCCGACTACCGCCAGCTCAACGACGCCCTGTTCCACGCCGGCCTCGGCTCGGGCAGCGCCTGCGAGTGGATCGATGAGCCGAACCGGCTGCATTTCTTTGTTGTGGATCTGCGTCGGGACAAGGACGGGCTTCTCGTCTATACCCTGGCCGTCCGGTCCTTGGATGGCGCGGGCCCGCAGAAGCGCGGCGTCGCCCTGACGACACCCAAGGCTGTGGCCGTTAAGGGGGTCGAAGCCTCCTTCGACTTCGACCTGATCAACGTGGGTGCGGCCGCCGGAACCGACCCCGCCCTTCATCCCATGGACGCACGCGCCTATCTCGGAGCCGACCTCTATCGGCTTTCCGCGTCGGTGGAGGGGGAGGGTTGGACGGTGGAGCTTCTCAACGCTTTGGCGGCTGTCGATTTCGGGGCGTCCAAGCGCCTCACGGCCGGCGTCGCGGCCGGCGAAGGCGCCGCCAAAACGGCGACCGTGACGATTCGGGCCGTCTCCGAGAGCGATCCGACGAAGATCGCCTCCGCTTCGATCAAGGTGACGCGTTGA
- a CDS encoding MBL fold metallo-hydrolase, with protein MKRWIIQACRCVVILGLAAMAAGNPAGSCSGSRLAAPLQLTYLANEGVLLSCGGTKVLIDAVLDKPHPDYRAPAPDILAKMMKGEAPFDGVDLLLVTHNHPDHFEAPLAAKFMVASAKTVCVAPADAVAELRKAAEWAKIESRVVSLDLKVGEKTSRDIGGIPVKALRTLHSGDREAPMNLVLFIDLGGWRIFHEGDSPEKIEAIRAFGLGSKPVDLALVHFWFPLEPNAAKFLQEELAPDHIALMHLPIRLESDAPGKIDQVRKYYKDIFLLLPGMPAKEFRK; from the coding sequence ATGAAACGATGGATCATACAGGCGTGCCGTTGCGTGGTTATCCTCGGGCTCGCCGCGATGGCCGCCGGAAATCCGGCCGGTTCTTGCAGCGGCTCAAGGCTGGCGGCTCCGCTCCAGCTGACTTATCTCGCCAACGAGGGCGTTCTGTTGTCCTGCGGCGGGACCAAGGTCCTGATCGACGCCGTCCTCGACAAACCCCATCCGGATTACCGGGCGCCCGCTCCCGACATCCTCGCCAAGATGATGAAGGGAGAGGCGCCTTTTGACGGCGTGGACTTGCTGCTCGTCACACACAACCACCCCGACCATTTCGAGGCCCCTTTGGCCGCTAAGTTCATGGTTGCCTCCGCGAAAACCGTGTGCGTGGCGCCCGCGGATGCCGTGGCCGAGCTGAGGAAGGCCGCGGAGTGGGCAAAGATCGAGTCTCGCGTCGTCTCGCTCGACCTCAAGGTCGGGGAGAAAACATCCAGGGATATCGGCGGGATTCCCGTCAAAGCCTTACGCACCTTGCACAGCGGCGACCGGGAAGCGCCGATGAATCTCGTGTTATTTATCGATCTTGGCGGCTGGCGCATCTTTCATGAGGGGGACTCGCCGGAGAAAATCGAGGCCATCCGGGCCTTCGGGCTGGGGAGCAAGCCGGTTGACCTGGCCTTGGTCCATTTCTGGTTCCCCCTCGAGCCGAACGCGGCGAAGTTCCTGCAGGAGGAGCTTGCGCCGGATCATATCGCCCTGATGCATCTGCCCATCCGCCTGGAGAGCGATGCGCCCGGCAAGATCGACCAGGTCCGTAAGTACTACAAGGATATCTTCCTGCTTTTACCGGGGATGCCGGCTAAAGAATTCAGAAAATAG